Proteins encoded together in one Nocardioides marinisabuli window:
- the meaB gene encoding methylmalonyl Co-A mutase-associated GTPase MeaB, translating into MSRRADHVVPDLVERARAGEVRAVARLISLVEDESPALREMMAALAPHTGRAQVVGITGSPGVGKSTSTNALVGALRAAGKRVGVLAVDPSSPFSGGALLGDRIRMQDHASDPGVYIRSMASRGHLGGLAWSTPQAVRVLDASGFDVVLVETVGVGQSEVEVAAAADTTLVLLAPGMGDGIQAAKAGILEIGDVFVVNKADREGADRVRRDLRSMLSLGERPDDAWRPGIVKTVASAGQGVDDVVAEIERHREWSERTGALGRRRARRARVEVEAIAVTTLRRRWADVGRSERLDELAAAVAQGGTDPYTAADDLLSAFTD; encoded by the coding sequence GTGTCCCGACGAGCTGACCACGTCGTCCCGGACCTCGTCGAGCGCGCCCGCGCCGGCGAGGTCCGGGCCGTCGCACGGCTGATCTCCCTGGTCGAGGACGAGTCCCCGGCCCTGCGCGAGATGATGGCCGCCCTGGCCCCGCACACCGGGCGGGCCCAGGTCGTGGGCATCACCGGCTCGCCCGGCGTGGGCAAGTCGACCTCGACCAACGCCCTGGTCGGCGCGCTGCGCGCCGCCGGCAAGCGGGTGGGGGTGCTCGCGGTCGACCCCTCCTCGCCCTTCTCGGGCGGCGCGCTGCTCGGCGACCGGATCCGGATGCAGGACCACGCCTCCGACCCGGGCGTCTACATCCGCTCGATGGCCTCGCGCGGCCACCTGGGCGGCCTGGCCTGGAGCACGCCGCAGGCCGTGCGGGTGCTCGACGCCTCCGGCTTCGACGTGGTGCTGGTCGAGACCGTCGGCGTCGGCCAGAGCGAGGTCGAGGTGGCCGCGGCCGCCGACACCACCCTCGTGCTGCTGGCCCCCGGCATGGGCGACGGCATCCAGGCCGCCAAGGCGGGGATCCTCGAGATCGGCGACGTCTTCGTCGTCAACAAGGCCGACCGCGAGGGCGCCGACCGGGTGCGCCGCGACCTGCGCTCGATGCTGTCGCTGGGCGAGCGGCCCGACGACGCGTGGCGCCCGGGGATCGTCAAGACCGTGGCCTCGGCCGGCCAGGGCGTCGACGACGTCGTCGCCGAGATCGAGCGGCACCGCGAGTGGTCCGAGCGCACCGGCGCCCTCGGCCGCCGCCGGGCCCGCCGCGCGCGCGTGGAGGTGGAGGCGATCGCCGTCACCACGCTGCGCCGCCGCTGGGCCGACGTCGGGCGCAGCGAGCGGCTCGACGAGCTCGCCGCCGCCGTGGCGCAGGGCGGCACCGACCCCTACACCGCTGCCGACGACCTGCTCTCCGCGTTCACCGACTGA
- a CDS encoding acetyl-CoA C-acetyltransferase, whose amino-acid sequence MSGTVIVAGARTPIGRLLGGLKSQTAADLGGVAIKGALEKAGVGADQVDYLIMGQVILAGAGQNPARTAGLLAGLPASVPSITINKVCLSGLNAIATADQMIRAGEADVIVAGGMESMTNAPHLLPKSREGFKYGDVPLVDSMAYDALFDQATQQAMGGLTEQCNAQGTKLTREEQDEFSARSHQRAAEAWKNGVFDDEVVPVEIPQRKGDPVVVAQDEGVRGETTPESLGKLRAAFAKEGTITAGSASQISDGACAVVVMSKAKAEELGLTWLAEIGAHGMVAGPDSTLQMQPANATAKACEKEGISPADLDLVEFNEAFAAVGIESARSLGLDESKVNVNGGAIALGHPVGMSGARVVLHLALELQRRGGGVGAAALCGGGGQGDALIVRVPTS is encoded by the coding sequence ATGTCCGGAACCGTCATCGTCGCGGGTGCTCGCACCCCGATCGGCCGCCTGCTCGGCGGACTGAAGAGCCAGACCGCCGCCGACCTCGGCGGCGTGGCCATCAAGGGTGCGCTCGAGAAGGCCGGCGTGGGCGCCGACCAGGTCGACTACCTGATCATGGGCCAGGTCATCCTCGCCGGCGCCGGCCAGAACCCGGCCCGCACCGCCGGCCTGCTGGCCGGCCTGCCCGCCTCGGTCCCCTCGATCACGATCAACAAGGTCTGCCTCTCGGGGCTCAACGCGATCGCGACCGCCGACCAGATGATCCGCGCCGGCGAGGCCGACGTGATCGTGGCCGGCGGCATGGAGTCGATGACCAACGCGCCGCACCTGCTGCCCAAGTCCCGCGAGGGCTTCAAGTACGGCGACGTCCCCCTGGTCGACTCGATGGCCTACGACGCCCTCTTCGACCAGGCCACCCAGCAGGCGATGGGTGGGCTGACCGAGCAGTGCAACGCCCAGGGCACCAAGCTGACCCGGGAGGAGCAGGACGAGTTCTCGGCCCGCTCCCACCAGCGCGCCGCCGAGGCGTGGAAGAACGGCGTCTTCGACGACGAGGTCGTGCCGGTCGAGATCCCGCAGCGCAAGGGCGACCCGGTCGTCGTCGCCCAGGACGAGGGCGTGCGCGGGGAGACGACCCCCGAGTCGCTCGGCAAGCTGCGCGCCGCCTTCGCCAAGGAGGGCACCATCACCGCCGGGTCCGCCTCGCAGATCTCCGACGGCGCCTGCGCCGTGGTCGTGATGAGCAAGGCCAAGGCCGAGGAGCTCGGCCTGACCTGGCTCGCCGAGATCGGTGCGCACGGCATGGTCGCCGGCCCCGACTCGACGCTGCAGATGCAGCCGGCCAACGCCACCGCCAAGGCCTGCGAGAAGGAGGGCATCTCGCCCGCCGACCTCGACCTGGTCGAGTTCAACGAGGCCTTCGCGGCCGTCGGCATCGAGTCGGCGCGCAGCCTGGGCCTCGACGAGTCCAAGGTCAACGTCAACGGCGGCGCGATCGCGCTGGGCCACCCGGTGGGCATGTCCGGCGCCCGCGTGGTGCTGCACCTCGCCCTCGAGCTCCAGCGCCGCGGCGGCGGCGTCGGTGCGGCCGCCCTCTGCGGTGGCGGCGGCCAGGGCGACGCCCTGATCGTGCGTGTCCCGACGAGCTGA
- the mce gene encoding methylmalonyl-CoA epimerase, producing the protein MTSSPAPSPGESDGPLGVPGHLFTAIDHVGMAVPDLDEAIAFYRDVFGMRLAHEEVNEEQGVREAMMAVGDSTSCVQLLAPLSPASTIAKFIDRNGPGCQQVAYRVTDVEAVSALLRERGLRMLYDEPRRGTSDSRINFVHPKDAGGVLVEIVEPAAGH; encoded by the coding sequence ATGACCTCCTCCCCTGCCCCGAGCCCCGGCGAGAGCGACGGCCCCCTGGGCGTGCCCGGCCACCTCTTCACCGCCATCGACCACGTCGGCATGGCGGTCCCCGACCTCGACGAGGCCATCGCCTTCTACCGCGACGTCTTCGGGATGCGGCTGGCCCACGAGGAGGTCAACGAGGAGCAGGGCGTGCGCGAGGCCATGATGGCCGTGGGCGACTCCACCTCGTGCGTGCAGCTGCTCGCGCCGCTCTCGCCCGCCTCGACGATCGCGAAGTTCATCGACCGCAACGGGCCCGGCTGCCAGCAGGTGGCCTACCGCGTCACCGACGTCGAGGCCGTCAGCGCGCTGCTGCGCGAGCGCGGCCTGCGGATGCTCTACGACGAGCCGCGCCGAGGCACCTCCGACAGCCGCATCAACTTCGTGCACCCCAAGGACGCCGGCGGCGTGCTCGTCGAGATCGTCGAGCCGGCCGCCGGGCACTGA
- the ccrA gene encoding crotonyl-CoA carboxylase/reductase: MQHILDAIMAGDTAPGDFANLDLPESYRAVTVHADEVDMFEGVATRDKDPRKSLHVEDVALPELGPGEAYVAVMASAINYNTVWTSIFEPVSTFGFLKRYGRLSELTKRHDLPYHVVGSDLAGVVLQTGPGVTKWQPGTEVVAHCLSVELEDAEGHDDSMMDPQQRIWGFETNFGGLAHIALVKSNQLMPKPAHLTWEEAASPGLVNSTAYRQLVSRNAGQMKQGDNVLIWGASGGLGGFATQYALNGGAVPVCVVSNEEKAQIARSMGAELIINRSEEGYKFWKDEHTQDPAEWKRFGAKIRELTGGEDIDIVFEHPGRETFGASVYVTRKGGTITTCASTSGYMHEYDNRYLWMNLKRIVSSHFANYRESWEANRLIAKGMIHPTLSRTYSMDEVGQASLDVHHNLHQGKVGVLCLAPEEGLGVRDTEMREKHIDAINRFRGV, from the coding sequence GTGCAGCACATCCTCGACGCGATCATGGCGGGCGACACCGCCCCCGGAGACTTCGCGAACCTCGACCTGCCCGAGTCCTACCGCGCCGTGACCGTGCACGCCGACGAGGTCGACATGTTCGAGGGCGTCGCCACCCGCGACAAGGACCCCCGCAAGTCGCTGCACGTCGAGGACGTGGCGCTGCCCGAGCTCGGCCCGGGCGAGGCGTACGTCGCGGTGATGGCCTCGGCGATCAACTACAACACCGTGTGGACCTCGATCTTCGAGCCGGTCTCGACCTTCGGCTTCCTCAAGCGCTACGGCCGCCTCTCCGAGCTGACCAAGCGCCACGACCTGCCCTACCACGTGGTCGGCTCCGACCTGGCCGGCGTGGTGCTGCAGACCGGCCCGGGCGTGACGAAGTGGCAGCCCGGCACCGAGGTCGTCGCGCACTGCCTCTCGGTCGAGCTCGAGGACGCCGAGGGCCACGACGACTCGATGATGGACCCGCAGCAGCGGATCTGGGGCTTCGAGACCAACTTCGGCGGCCTGGCCCACATCGCGCTGGTCAAGTCCAACCAGCTGATGCCCAAGCCGGCCCACCTGACCTGGGAGGAGGCCGCCTCGCCGGGCCTGGTGAACTCCACCGCCTACCGCCAGCTGGTCTCCCGGAACGCCGGGCAGATGAAGCAGGGCGACAACGTGCTGATCTGGGGCGCCTCGGGCGGCCTCGGCGGCTTCGCCACCCAGTACGCCCTCAACGGCGGCGCCGTGCCGGTCTGCGTGGTCTCCAACGAGGAGAAGGCCCAGATCGCGCGCTCCATGGGCGCCGAGCTGATCATCAACCGCTCGGAGGAGGGCTACAAGTTCTGGAAGGACGAGCACACCCAGGACCCCGCCGAGTGGAAGCGCTTCGGCGCCAAGATCCGTGAGCTGACCGGCGGCGAGGACATCGACATCGTCTTCGAGCACCCGGGTCGCGAGACCTTCGGCGCCTCGGTCTACGTCACCCGCAAGGGCGGCACCATCACCACCTGCGCCTCGACCTCGGGCTACATGCACGAGTACGACAACCGCTACCTGTGGATGAACCTCAAGCGGATCGTCTCCAGCCACTTCGCCAACTACCGCGAGTCGTGGGAGGCCAACCGCCTCATCGCCAAGGGCATGATCCACCCGACCCTGTCGCGCACCTACTCGATGGACGAGGTCGGCCAGGCCTCCCTCGACGTGCACCACAACCTGCACCAGGGCAAGGTCGGCGTGCTGTGCCTGGCCCCCGAGGAGGGCCTGGGCGTGCGCGACACCGAGATGCGCGAGAAGCACATCGACGCGATCAACCGCTTCCGCGGGGTCTGA
- a CDS encoding AI-2E family transporter, with translation MSDAAAEEAPVEEQEHHDEASDDAGSSEDLGTPGPPIDRRAPFYLGFFGGLGALTAWWLGTTLLSISSTLLLVVVALFLAAGLNPAVEALVRRGLSRSMAVLAVIVAFLVVVALFTVAIVPVITDQVAAIGQNAPGWFDQLQSNERVQQLNDEYQVVDKARDYVAGGDFVGTLFGGALGIGLAVLGALFNAFIIIVLTLYFLASMKATTAGLYRLAPASRRDRVSKLGDRVLAGIGGYVSGAFVVALAAGLSSLIFLFIVGLGEYAVALAFVVALLDVIPMIGATIGAVIVTAIGFATDPTIGLACLVFYVVYQQVENYVIYPRVMSRSVDLPGAVIVIAALVGAALLGVVGALLAIPTAAAILMLVREVFIRRQDAA, from the coding sequence GTGAGCGACGCGGCCGCCGAGGAAGCGCCCGTCGAGGAGCAGGAGCACCACGACGAGGCGTCCGACGACGCGGGCTCCTCGGAGGACCTCGGCACCCCTGGTCCCCCGATCGACCGGCGCGCGCCGTTCTACCTGGGCTTCTTCGGCGGCCTCGGCGCGCTGACGGCCTGGTGGCTGGGCACGACCCTGCTCTCGATCAGCAGCACGCTGCTGCTGGTGGTCGTCGCGCTGTTCCTGGCGGCCGGGCTCAACCCCGCCGTCGAGGCGCTGGTGCGGCGCGGGCTCAGCCGGTCGATGGCCGTGCTGGCCGTCATCGTCGCCTTCCTGGTCGTCGTGGCCCTGTTCACCGTGGCGATCGTCCCGGTCATCACCGACCAGGTCGCGGCCATCGGCCAGAACGCGCCCGGCTGGTTCGACCAGCTGCAGAGCAACGAGCGCGTGCAGCAGCTCAACGACGAGTACCAGGTCGTCGACAAGGCGCGTGACTACGTCGCGGGCGGCGACTTCGTCGGCACCCTCTTCGGGGGCGCGCTGGGCATCGGGCTCGCGGTGCTCGGGGCGCTGTTCAACGCCTTCATCATCATCGTGCTGACCCTCTACTTCCTGGCCTCGATGAAGGCCACCACCGCCGGGCTCTACCGGCTCGCGCCGGCCTCGCGCCGCGACCGGGTCAGCAAGCTCGGCGACCGCGTGCTCGCCGGCATCGGCGGCTACGTGTCGGGCGCCTTCGTCGTCGCCCTCGCCGCCGGGCTGTCCTCCCTGATCTTCCTGTTCATCGTGGGGCTGGGCGAGTACGCCGTCGCGCTGGCCTTCGTGGTGGCGCTGCTCGACGTCATCCCGATGATCGGCGCCACCATCGGCGCGGTCATCGTGACCGCCATCGGCTTCGCCACGGACCCGACCATCGGCCTGGCCTGCCTGGTCTTCTACGTCGTCTACCAGCAGGTCGAGAACTACGTGATCTACCCGCGGGTGATGTCACGCTCGGTCGACCTGCCCGGCGCGGTCATCGTGATCGCGGCCCTGGTCGGTGCCGCCCTGCTCGGGGTCGTGGGCGCCCTGCTCGCCATCCCGACCGCGGCCGCGATCCTGATGCTGGTGCGCGAGGTCTTCATCCGCCGCCAGGACGCCGCCTAG
- a CDS encoding GNAT family N-acetyltransferase, producing the protein MATADIRPYRDQDRRDAEAIARLSTTVQWPSLTDAEVVHRVCTAPGAEAYVADVDGELVGWAQALGDGVLQSHLGFVAVHPDHRGRGIARLLVVAVFQATGTLRMDLITDSASGLYESFSHTRMQGFRIYPGA; encoded by the coding sequence ATGGCGACCGCCGACATCCGCCCCTACCGCGACCAGGACCGCCGCGACGCCGAGGCGATCGCTCGGCTGTCCACGACCGTGCAGTGGCCCTCCCTGACCGACGCCGAGGTCGTGCACCGGGTCTGCACCGCGCCGGGTGCCGAGGCGTACGTCGCCGACGTGGACGGCGAGCTGGTGGGCTGGGCGCAGGCGCTCGGCGACGGTGTCCTGCAGTCGCACCTCGGGTTCGTGGCGGTGCACCCCGACCACCGCGGCCGCGGCATCGCCCGGCTGCTGGTGGTCGCGGTCTTCCAGGCGACCGGCACCCTGCGGATGGATCTGATCACCGACTCGGCCTCGGGGCTCTACGAGTCCTTCAGCCACACGCGCATGCAGGGCTTCCGGATCTACCCCGGCGCCTGA